A window from Pseudooceanicola algae encodes these proteins:
- a CDS encoding metallophosphoesterase family protein has protein sequence MTRILHLSDLHYGRTDPDLEDPLLDRIAALSPDLVVVSGDLTQRARHGQFSRARAFLDRITAPVLTVPGNHDTPLDNLFMRFFKPFSRYRKHITRDLEPRFHGKGTSVFGINSVNPYAWQTGRLKGGTLRRLGRAIEQGENGHKSGINIAVLHHPLETPPERGRPQMRGAAGALRDLAGAGTDVVLSGHLHNAHWAPFTSAPGLLFVQAGTGLSTRLRGEENTFNMLDCAPGRVEITAWAAGSPETPHSFEIRDQATFLREDLGWKRQTLG, from the coding sequence ATGACACGCATTCTGCACCTGTCCGACCTGCATTACGGCCGCACCGACCCCGACCTCGAAGACCCGCTTCTGGACCGTATCGCGGCACTTTCCCCCGATCTGGTGGTGGTGTCCGGCGACCTGACCCAACGGGCCCGGCATGGGCAATTTTCCCGCGCGCGGGCCTTTCTGGATCGGATAACGGCCCCTGTCCTCACCGTGCCGGGTAACCATGATACGCCGCTCGACAACCTTTTCATGCGGTTCTTCAAGCCCTTCTCGCGCTACAGGAAACATATCACCCGCGATCTCGAACCCCGCTTTCACGGCAAGGGCACCTCGGTCTTCGGCATCAATAGCGTCAATCCTTACGCCTGGCAGACCGGCCGGCTGAAAGGCGGCACGCTGCGGCGTCTGGGCCGGGCTATCGAACAAGGCGAAAACGGGCATAAATCCGGGATAAATATCGCGGTCCTGCACCACCCGCTGGAAACTCCGCCGGAACGGGGGCGCCCCCAGATGCGCGGCGCCGCTGGCGCGCTGCGGGATCTGGCGGGTGCGGGCACGGATGTCGTTCTTTCGGGGCATTTGCACAATGCCCATTGGGCGCCTTTCACTTCTGCCCCCGGATTGCTGTTCGTCCAGGCCGGCACAGGCCTTTCGACACGGCTGCGCGGCGAAGAGAACACCTTCAACATGCTGGATTGCGCCCCCGGCAGGGTCGAGATCACCGCCTGGGCCGCCGGCAGCCCCGAGACGCCCCACTCCTTCGAGATCCGCGATCAGGCGACCTTCCTGCGCGAAGACCTCGGCTGGAAAAGGCAGACTCTCGGCTGA
- a CDS encoding diacylglycerol/lipid kinase family protein: MRTHTETVGKIGGAPQAGNPDIGPVVIIANRKSGTNARDTAAITRARKVLEDAGAETEILYWKTVEDLGDLLKRPETARARTVLAAGGDGTAMAVASALVKAQMPQRPAMAVLPLGTFNYFARGLGLDEDPERAAAQLVAGTTRTVSIGTVNDRVFLNNASLGIYPDILKERESIYARWGRRRIMAHWSVVKTFLRFQRPLCVRITADGAVRDLRTPLIFVARSAYQLRIFGLSGEEAIHDDGFAVLAGRGQSRAQLFKLAWRLVTRNMREGRDYDLIRARELDVETTRRKSLLAFDGEKQRMPSPFRFRMAEGALDLRLPVQPTADPTTHTEGQAPQAADRNPACANGPVQPKANLKPKATPTI; this comes from the coding sequence ATGCGGACGCATACAGAAACTGTCGGGAAGATCGGCGGCGCTCCGCAGGCCGGGAATCCCGACATCGGTCCGGTCGTCATCATCGCCAACCGCAAATCGGGCACCAATGCCCGTGACACCGCCGCGATCACCCGCGCCCGCAAGGTGCTGGAAGATGCCGGTGCCGAGACCGAGATCCTGTACTGGAAGACCGTCGAGGACCTCGGCGATCTGCTGAAACGTCCCGAAACCGCCCGCGCGCGGACAGTTCTGGCCGCTGGCGGAGACGGCACCGCCATGGCCGTCGCCTCGGCCCTGGTCAAGGCGCAGATGCCGCAACGCCCCGCGATGGCCGTGCTGCCGCTTGGCACCTTCAATTACTTCGCCCGGGGCCTTGGGCTGGACGAGGACCCCGAACGCGCCGCCGCCCAGCTTGTGGCCGGCACCACGCGGACCGTTTCCATCGGGACGGTGAACGACAGGGTTTTCCTGAACAATGCCAGCCTCGGCATCTATCCCGATATCCTCAAGGAACGGGAAAGCATCTACGCTCGGTGGGGACGCCGCCGGATCATGGCGCATTGGTCCGTGGTCAAGACCTTCCTGCGATTCCAGCGGCCCCTGTGCGTCAGGATCACCGCCGATGGCGCGGTGCGGGACCTGCGCACGCCGCTGATTTTCGTCGCCCGTTCGGCCTATCAGCTGCGGATCTTCGGCCTGTCGGGCGAAGAAGCGATCCATGACGACGGCTTTGCCGTGCTGGCCGGGCGCGGGCAAAGCCGGGCGCAATTGTTCAAGCTGGCCTGGCGTCTGGTCACCCGCAACATGCGCGAGGGACGCGATTACGACCTGATCCGCGCGCGGGAACTGGACGTGGAGACCACGCGACGCAAATCCTTGCTGGCCTTTGACGGGGAAAAGCAGCGCATGCCCAGCCCCTTCCGGTTCCGCATGGCCGAAGGCGCCCTGGACCTGCGCCTGCCGGTTCAGCCGACGGCTGACCCGACCACGCACACGGAAGGCCAAGCCCCTCAGGCCGCCGATCGCAATCCTGCATGCGCCAACGGCCCTGTTCAGCCAAAGGCCAACCTGAAACCAAAGGCCACCCCGACCATATGA
- a CDS encoding NAD(P)-dependent oxidoreductase encodes MPDLPDIALLGYMMDSVCDGLGQIGTPVPHDRIAALPDARRAAITCAVTSAVHGAPAELLDLLPNLRRVVSAGAGRDRYDMADLERRGIALFDTGGLVSSDTAEMAVGLLYAVSRDLVRADAHVRSGTWAGAHFGHRTRVTGKTVGIVGLGRIGWLIAERLAGAGLKPIYHSRTPLPEAPWPHEPDLETLAQRADYLVVAVPGGAATRHLIDAPILRALGPAGFLINVSRGSVVDEDALIEALQSDVIRGAALDVFQSEPGPDPRFAALPNTILTPHISAITEDFASELAAEITRLAAEEVQPG; translated from the coding sequence ATGCCTGACCTGCCCGATATCGCCCTGCTGGGTTACATGATGGACTCCGTCTGCGACGGCCTTGGTCAGATCGGCACACCCGTGCCGCATGACCGGATCGCCGCCTTGCCCGACGCCCGGCGCGCGGCGATCACCTGCGCAGTGACCTCGGCCGTCCACGGCGCCCCAGCCGAACTTTTGGACCTGCTGCCCAACCTGCGCCGCGTCGTCTCGGCCGGGGCCGGGCGGGACCGCTACGATATGGCCGATCTGGAACGCCGCGGGATCGCCCTGTTCGACACCGGCGGGCTCGTCTCCTCGGATACGGCTGAAATGGCGGTGGGGCTGCTGTATGCCGTGTCGCGCGATCTGGTGCGCGCCGATGCCCATGTCCGCTCCGGGACCTGGGCCGGGGCGCATTTCGGGCATCGGACACGGGTCACCGGCAAGACCGTCGGGATCGTCGGCCTGGGCCGCATCGGCTGGCTGATCGCGGAACGCCTCGCCGGCGCCGGGCTGAAACCGATCTACCACAGCCGCACCCCCCTCCCCGAGGCTCCCTGGCCGCATGAACCTGACCTGGAAACCCTTGCACAGCGCGCCGATTACCTGGTGGTCGCGGTGCCCGGCGGCGCGGCCACCCGGCATCTGATCGACGCCCCCATCCTGCGCGCGCTTGGTCCGGCGGGCTTTCTGATCAACGTCTCGCGCGGCAGTGTCGTGGACGAGGACGCCCTGATCGAGGCCCTTCAAAGCGATGTCATCCGCGGCGCGGCGCTCGATGTGTTCCAATCCGAACCCGGCCCAGATCCGCGCTTTGCCGCCCTGCCCAATACGATCCTCACCCCGCATATCTCGGCCATCACCGAAGATTTCGCCAGCGAGCTTGCCGCCGAAATCACCCGCCTCGCGGCGGAGGAGGTTCAGCCCGGCTAG